Genomic DNA from Paenibacillus borealis:
CCTGTCGGCGGCAGAACAGAAGTCGGAGGTCAGCGCATGGATTACCGCAGCGGGGCAGCGTTATCCCAAGTCGGCGTTCGTGGATGTAGTCAATGAGCCGCTGCATGCCAAGCCTTCCTACCGCAATGCTATCGGCGGCGACGGAAGTACGGGCTGGGATTGGGTGATCTGGTCCTTCCAGCAAGCAAGAGCCGCATTTCCGAACGCCAAGCTGCTCATCAATGAATATGGAATTATTGGTGATCCAAGCTTGACCAACCAGTATGTGACGATTATCAATCACCTGAAATCCAGAGGCCTGATCGACGGCATCGGCATTCAGTGCCATCATTTCAATATGAATACCGTTAGTGTCTCTACCATGAATACTGTGCTTGGTAAATTGTCCGCCACTGGCCTGCCTATCTACGTCTCCGAGCTGGATATGACCGGTGACGACAATACACAGCTGGCCAGATATAAGGAGAAGTTCCCTGTGCTGTGGGAGAATCCTGCGGTAAAAGGAGTGACCCTCTGGGGCTACATCCAGAATCAGACCTGGGAACCGAATACGCATCTGCTGAATTCTAACGGATCGGAGCGTCCGGCGCTGAAATGGCTCAAGCAATACCTGGGCGGCTCGTCGTCTCTCATGGAAACAACGGATGGTGTTCAAGCAGATTTGGAATCCGTTCCGGTTCCGGTTAAAGATAACTGAATCAGGCTCGAATAGTGTATCAGCAAGCATCTCTCCAAGGGCTGCTCCCGGTGCGTAACAATCGCGCCTGGAGCAGCTTTTTTAACTGCTTGCGGAGTTAGGGGGTTCCCCGCTGAATGCTTCTCTATATTGCGAGGGAGTGTACGAAGTTGCTTTTTTGAAAACCTTTGAAAAATACAGCGGGTCATGGTACCCGACGGAATAGGATAGAGACTTTATAGATAACTGCGAATCCGCCAGCAATGCACAGGCACGCTGGATCCTGAATGCAGTCAGGTAGCCGGAAATAGAGGTTCCAGTTTCTTTCTTGAACAGCCGGAATAAATAGCTGCGCTCAATTTTGACGAATCCCACTACATCCAGAACCGATAAGGAGGAATTCCAAAAGTTGGTTTCTATATATTCTTTTGCGGAAGAGACATAGTCCTTTTTGAGATATGCTTGTTCACTGGGGTAATACTCCATGTAATGGGACAATAACAAATGCAGCCCTGCCTCCGAACGTTCCCGTTCAAAGGGCTCTATGCCGGTGGCCTTGATCTTGTGATACAAGGGTTCTATATCCTGCGGAGGGGCCGTTACAACCGGATGCTCCGGTGAAATATGAATCATCGACAACAGACGGGAGGCCTCAGTCCCGTTGAATTCAATCCAGAAGTACTCCCAGGGGTCCTGCGGATCAGGGTAATAGTACACCTCCATATGCGGAAAAATAATGAAGCTTTCGCCGGTCTGCAACAGGAAGGTTGTCTGGCATGTCTTCAAATAGCCTCTCCCGCTTACAATATAATGCAGAGCATACACATCGCGGACGCCCGGCCCCCATTTGTGCAAATCGGGCGGTTTATATCCGTTTGCTTTAAACATCGGATTCTCGCTGATTCCGTATTCCATTGGCTCCATCTTCAGCACCTGTATCCTTTAGCGTCATAATACTATTAGGTTAAAGCAAATTTATGAAGAAAGATAGCGTTATGAGGATTAACCGATAGTTCAATCATAGTATCAATGCCTTCTTCAGTTCCCTCGGCGTTCATAATTTTTCTACTAGGGGATTTTGGAATTGTCACGGCCAATCCCAAATAGAAAAACCACAAGCTCAATCTATAAATTAATAGGACTATGCTGAATTTGACATAATTTTTTGTGGTACTATATGGGTAATGGTTGGTGACGTGGAAGAATGTAAGCTTATTAATCCGTATTATAGATTTAAGGGGAAGGAAAATGATTATGTCTAATGGAAAAGCTAATATACTATCAGAATAATTCGGACTATGAACGAATCAAAGAATTTAGCATAGTTGGCATTGTAGCTTCACCCGAAAAGTTGGATGGGCTGAAGCAATTCCTGGATCATCTGGATACTCTCCATGGACTGACTTTTATCATTGCTCAACACGAGTCTGCCAAGTCGGAGTTATTTCCACTGGAAGAGCTCTCTGCGCACACTAATATGAAGATATTTCATGCAGCAGATCAAATGGAGATCCATGAGGATTGTATTTATTTGTTGCCTCCCCATCATGATATTAGCTTTCAATCAAGAATAATAAGTCTAACAGAAGTAACTGCTAATAAAGGCAATGATTTGTCGGCTGACCGATTTTTGAATGGACTTACGGGAATTCTTGGAAGCAATACGATAGCTATCCTTTTTTCAAATGAGGGTAGAGACGGTATGCTTGGCATCGATAGTATTTCAAAAGCTAACGGGCTAATCATAGTTGAAGAAACGGATATGACAAATCCTGTCCGCTTGACCGGAAGTGATATTGAAATTGATCAGACCGATTATTTTCTTACTCCTGAGGAAATGCCGGAACATATTATTGAATATATTGATTTTTATATGAATCAGACTAAACAATCGATTGCTGAAGAACTAAGTACATTATTTGCGATCCTGAAGAAGTCTACGGGTGTGGATTTCTCTGTTTATAAACAGGCAAGTATTATGCGCCGTATTCAAAGACGGATGGGTATTCAAGAATTTCAATACCTTAAGGAATACAATCAATATTTATTTAATCATTCCAATGAGGTCACTGCCCTGCAGAAAGATTTATTAATTGGAGTGACGCAATTTTTCCGTGATCCGGCTGCCTTTGCTATTCTTGCCGATAAGGTATTGCCTACCATCTTTGAGCAATGTGGTGCAGACAAGCATTTAAGGGTGTGGGTTGCTGGTTGTTCTACCGGAGAAGAAGTGTACTCCATAGCCATTTTGATTAGAAAATATATGGAGGACATTGAAGAAACTTTTGATGTGACCATTTTCGCCACTGATCTGGACAAGGATTCTATTCAATTCGCCAGCAAAGGGGTATA
This window encodes:
- a CDS encoding endo-1,4-beta-xylanase; translated protein: MKNRIKKLVSGLGLTGVLLSSVMSGNASAALTNGPKFLGNIIAGSVPASFATYWNQVTPENATKWGAVEGNRNNMNWGGADTSYNYAVSKNFPFKFHTLVWASQEPAWVAGLSAAEQKSEVSAWITAAGQRYPKSAFVDVVNEPLHAKPSYRNAIGGDGSTGWDWVIWSFQQARAAFPNAKLLINEYGIIGDPSLTNQYVTIINHLKSRGLIDGIGIQCHHFNMNTVSVSTMNTVLGKLSATGLPIYVSELDMTGDDNTQLARYKEKFPVLWENPAVKGVTLWGYIQNQTWEPNTHLLNSNGSERPALKWLKQYLGGSSSLMETTDGVQADLESVPVPVKDN
- a CDS encoding AraC family transcriptional regulator, which codes for MEPMEYGISENPMFKANGYKPPDLHKWGPGVRDVYALHYIVSGRGYLKTCQTTFLLQTGESFIIFPHMEVYYYPDPQDPWEYFWIEFNGTEASRLLSMIHISPEHPVVTAPPQDIEPLYHKIKATGIEPFERERSEAGLHLLLSHYMEYYPSEQAYLKKDYVSSAKEYIETNFWNSSLSVLDVVGFVKIERSYLFRLFKKETGTSISGYLTAFRIQRACALLADSQLSIKSLSYSVGYHDPLYFSKVFKKATSYTPSQYREAFSGEPPNSASS